Proteins encoded by one window of Arachis hypogaea cultivar Tifrunner chromosome 1, arahy.Tifrunner.gnm2.J5K5, whole genome shotgun sequence:
- the LOC112789763 gene encoding TORTIFOLIA1-like protein 2 yields the protein MCLARIVDNTSDPPVAVLQKMLGRTLKLLKNPHFMAKPALVELNKSIIQGGGAPSENVLSTAIASIQEALKDSDWATRKAAAVALGEIGLSGASFLTCLRASCIRSLESCRFDKVKPVRDAVLQALKYWRILPGPNTPEPSETGSSIKENICRGESADLSSTTESGQRDLRAQKVNTKSTMGRVPLSARKGGQNYAGNPQHLKDDWHVEIAVPRTHSIVEFHSLNEDSESSSVTKPLETISVEVTSVRDIGYEYVPMDDKQECSSVSNLTNDNYETKFLAASHECFIKNGFQKPLARSEQFVEEGSCNEQMYSIKSQNPRSSGSTITEKYPHAPHECCCVQLANDMICIQNQLSDMEIKQANMMHQLQMFTTGIMDALSTIQSRMVGLENVIDRLTQESAQGGRHSYSENSKFFRPSQNTASPRFSTCTPRPSVDINGKPSGLSSNKKSESWEEKKTFSRSQPRNFAGDTADSWKSYKPKNARNFTEKDMLNSSANDTRSMISTQVRKNDDVFSCATRVKPRIGCRGSNTNYWKCVKRLVSEGDLNSAYMESLCSGDELILVELLNKTGPVIESLSVKTVNVLLSTLASYILEGRFFNTIIPWLQQIVEMSTIHGPNCIALSIEVKEQLISAVQEAGDLTIISLAERRCATELAMKLHHIWGKINETS from the exons ATGTGCCTGGCGAGGATTGTGGATAATACTAGTGATCCTCCAGTGGCGGTTTTGCAGAAGATGCTTGGAAGAACTCTCAAGTTGCTTAAGAATCCGCACTTCATGGCGAAACCGGCACTTGTTGAGTTGAATAAGAGCATTATCCAG ggTGGGGGCGCTCCGTCGGAGAATGTGCTGTCCACTGCTATTGCTAGCATCCAAGAGGCCCTAAAGGACAGTGATTGGGCGACACGCAAAGCGGCTGCCGTGGCACTAGGAGAGATTGGTTTGAGTGGTGCTTCTTTCTTGACATGTTTAAGGGCTTCCTGTATTCGTTCTCTTGAGTCATGTAGATTTGACAAG GTGAAACCAGTGAGGGATGCTGTTTTGCAAGCACTTAAGTATTGGAGAATTCTTCCAGGCCCTAATACTCCTGAGCCTTCTGAAACAGGATCCTCCATAAAAG AAAACATATGCAGAGGTGAGTCGGCTGATCTTAGTAGTACAACCGAATCtggacagagagatctcagggccCAAAAGGTTAACACAAAATCAACTATGGGAAGAGTTCCTCTGTCTGCTAGAAAGGGAGGTCAAAATTATGCTGGAAATCCTCAGCATCTCAAAGACGATTGGCATGTTGAAATTGCAGTGCCTAGAACTCATTCTATAGTGGAATTCCATAGCCTGAATGAAGATTCTGAGAGTAGTTCTGTCACCAAGCCATTAGAAACAATTAGTGTAGAAGTTACAAGCGTGCGCGACATTGGTTATGAATATGTTCCTATGGATGACAAGCAGGAGTGCTCTTCTGTCTCTAATCTTACCAATGATAACTATGAGACCAAGTTTTTAGCTGCTTCTCATGAATGCTTTATAAAGAATGGATTTCAGAAGCCACTCGCAAGAAGTGAACAGTTTGTTGAAGAAGGAAGTTGTAATGAACAAATGTACTCCATAAAGTCTCAGAATCCTAGAAGTTCCGGTTCTACAATAACAGAGAAATATCCCCATGCTCCACATGAATGTTGTTGTGTTCAACTTGCAAATGATATGATCTGTATTCAGAATCAGCTTTCAGATATGGAAATCAAACAGGCAAACATGATGCATCAGTTACAG ATGTTTACAACTGGCATAATGGATGCTCTTTCTACAATCCAATCAAGAATGGTAGGCTTAGAAAACGTAATTGATAGATTAACTCAAGAATCTGCACAAGGAGGAAGACATTCTTATTCAGAAAACTCCAAATTTTTTAGGCCGAGTCAAAATACAGCTTCTCCTAGGTTCTCCACATGCACTCCAAGGCCATCTGTAGATATTAATGGTAAACCGTCTGGCTTGTCATCGAATAAAAAATCTGAAAGTTGGGAGGAGAAGAAAACATTTTCAAGGAGCCAACCAAGGAACTTTGCCGGAGATACCGCAGATTCATGGAAAAGCTACAAGCCAAAGAATGCAAGGAATTTTACAGAGAAGGATATGTTGAACAGTTCTGCGAATGATACACGCAGCATGATTTCTACTCAAGTGAGAAAGAATGATGATGTCTTTTCCTGTGCTACCAGAGTCAAACCCAGAATTGGTTGTCGTGGGAGTAATACTAACTACTGGAAATGTGTGAAACGGCTTGTGAGTGAAGGGGATCTAAACTCTGCATACATGGAATCTCTATGCTCTGGTGATGAACTTATACTTGTTGAGCTTCTGAATAAAACCGGTCCGGTTATAGAGAGTTTATCAGTGAAGACAGTCAACGTTCTTCTTAGTACTTTAGCATCATATATTCTTGAAGGAAGATTCTTTAATACGATAATCCCCTGGTTGCAGCAG ATTGTTGAAATGAGCACCATCCATGGACCAAATTGCATTGCTCTCTCCATTGAAGTCAAGGAACAGCTTATATCTGCAGTTCAGGAAGCTGGGGACTTGACTATTATCAGTCTCGCAGAAAGAAGGTGCGCCACTGAATTAGCAATGAAGTTGCATCATATATGGGGTAAGATTAATGAAACTTCATAA